In a single window of the Cucumis melo cultivar AY chromosome 11, USDA_Cmelo_AY_1.0, whole genome shotgun sequence genome:
- the LOC127143993 gene encoding uncharacterized protein LOC127143993 encodes MNSGCTETVQLNPSTRSFKIETESPLVVMFLFQLYSRLVQTNIRLLLPLMVSAISVPRPEKVPPSLKTRFIELKGAQVKIDTRKPYSQAELDEVRVELVEFLGSYI; translated from the exons ATGAATTCCGGATGCACGGAGACTGTGCAACTCAATCCCAGTACCCGTTCATTTAAGATAGAAACGGAGAGTCCACTGGTCGTCATGTTTCTTTTTCAGCTGTATAGTCGGCTTGTTCAAACAAATATCCGTCTCTTGTTGCCTCTGATGGTTTCTGCTATTTCTGTTCCGAGACCTGAAAAGGTTCCTCCCTCTTTGAAGACTCGTTTCATTGAACTGAAGGGTGCGCAGGTTAAG attgatacaagaaaaccatactcacaggccgagttagatgaggtgcgagttgagttggttgagtttttaggttcgtacatatga